DNA from Cotesia glomerata isolate CgM1 linkage group LG10, MPM_Cglom_v2.3, whole genome shotgun sequence:
gtctcatacctcggattgatgtgtggttcaaccggagtcacggtgagatcaactattatttaacgcagatgttatcaggacacggatgttaccggaagtatcttcaccgctttaggcacgatgataccccagagtgcccgtcctgtccaggggtcaatgaagatgcggagcatgttttctttgtgtgtccacgtttcaaccaacagcgcgatgagttagagaagattctgaaaaagagaacccaaccagagtcaatagtagaagcaatgttgtcgtcagaagctgcctggaacgccacaagcacttttgctacaaaagtgcttacagagttgcgatccattgagaggaaaagagcgaaagacagaatctagaaggaagaaataacatcttagccaccagataGAAGAGCGGCAGccaattcctccccccgcgaagaaatgctttacggcggtaccatgggggatcagaagatagaagagaaaggggtttagggtttagtgggtaggggcgtcagcgtcgagttttagtatgacgctgcgtcgagtcgccacatatccaggccaaacagctatgcctagaatccgtaaaaaggattccccacacacaaatacatacataatgacaacctcgcggggatagtcagggaagcttcctgtgaccttcagacgtcgagatctgatgaaaactcgatttttgcaaaacggggtgaaaacaataacttcccgatttttgaaaatcttcgattgggtgaaaaaaaattttttttttgacacaagaaatttcacttattccaacaaaattaattctcttgcttcaagaaatacgtatcttgatccaagacaatttatttaaatcaagaaaaatttttacttcggccaagacaacttcggtcttccttcgggcacccgaaaatttacttgagccaagaattttattctccagtcaagaaatctttttttctgtgtacatgTTTAATAAGGgattactgaaattaaaaaaaaaaaaaaaagatacgCCCGCGTAATTAGCAGAACTCTTAGCGGGattatttgaaatgaaaaaaaaaaaaaaaaatgtgtgttAATTAAGACTTCAAATTAGATCTTGAacgaaggaaaaaaaaaatgaaaactggATTTTTGGCAgaagtttttacaaaaaaattgaaaattttgcggcatttgttttttaaattatagatttaaaaatttttaaatataacatattaaataaaatatttaataattacttattttatgttaagtatttttaattatgtatatttttaaatttattaataaacctGCAAAAGAAACATACTTTTGCAATATTTAagctttactttattatttttatcctttcCGTCCTCGAATCCTGgagctttattatttttatacgtGTGAAAAgcactaaaaattatttacaggtaaattgtaaattaattgtaaCTACACATTGCACGAGGGAATTtagtttaagaaaaataataaactttaataataaatttataataaaatttttttttctgcccaGGAATCATCTTCCAAAGAAATAGAGAGTCTCAAGGAAGAACTCGAAGAAGCGGCGAAAAAATTGACAACCTCAGCAAGCCAATTGACGCTTCACTTGCAATTGGCCCGGTTGAGAGAGAGTTTGGAGGCCGAGAGAACCAACAGCGCGACGCTGAgagtcaatttaaaaaaagaacaaaGTGAGAAAGACTGCGTTGCTCACAAACGCACAAATGTCCCAAAATTTCGAGATAGCCAAGCAGGAACAGTGGACACAGGAAATCGAGAACATCGAGTTGCAAACGAGGCTCGAGAGTTTGGAAGAGCCACTGAAAGCCGCGAACTCGCTAAAGGATGTCGCGCTTAAAGATTCTGAAGAAATGAAGAACAGAATAATTCAGCTGGAGGCTTTGGAGCTAGATCGGAAACTTAATCAAGATACTGAgaagagtttaaaaaataatttggctAATTTGGAAGATCAAATTAATGACAAGAACAAGGTtggtttttattaataaagtaaaagatataattattggcactggcctagttgtttgacactttcaattttattctaattaatgaaataaaattttcttaaaaaaacaattttcttaaaatttataattgaaaaattatatttattaatttattaattggctttttttttttttttttaattaaactaaaattgcaagtgtcaataataactgggtcttttaccttactagtcataaaaattaaaaaaattcagggaaaaattttaaaccttAAAATAtgagttaatatttatttatttttatttaagtagatttaaggtaaaagaccccattattGATGGGGACCCTTTTAGTGGCACTTTAATTGATTTTGCTATTtatataatcaatttaataattaatttctattatgactattttatttataatctttaAGGCCTCTAGATCacagaaattttcaattttgattttaaggaaaatctttttagtaaaaaaaaatttttctttttcaaccAAAATAGCCCCAagcaaatttgaaatttcttaataattcgGTTAAGATtggtgacatttttaaaagtgaatttttggATTTATAGATtattcggaattttttttatctatttcaAGACTAAAGTCTTGTTAGATCACAACATATATAAacacactgagagaaaaaaatttatttttaaaaatattggcattttattgtgacaaaaaattaaattgttggaaatttttaaataatttttttttagctgaagaaataaaaattattctcacagtaatttttttgctaaaaaaagtttctagatttcgaaaaaaagacaattttaagaagtttagaaaatccaaaaatgcacgactcataatgctcatttaattatgaaataataaaattaaaaaaaatatataaattcgCTGAAATAGGACGATATAAATCTagtctttttgttttttttttattttattaatttcttcaaagaattaaaaaaaatatttaagtcaattaatggatttttttcatacttggacaggaaaattttttttaaataatttcatgtttttttttcatttctattggactaaataaatttttgaaaagtatgaaattaatctctattaaataatattgataatagaatttaaaatatattgatttcgTGAGCTAACAAGAGTATAAGGAGTCGTCCATAAATTACGTTACACCTCAAAAGGAGGAGGATATCACCAGAATTTGATATTGTGTGACAAGGGACAGGAGGGATCAAAAGCTTTGTGACATCatatgttaaaatttgaaatactCAAACCCGAAACTTATATGtgaataaaaaactttaaatatttacgaaCTCGatctatatttattaatactttaGCACTCTCGTTAAGAGATTATCTCTCACGGGATAATTAGCTAAACAGCTAATATTaccttaaatcaaaaaatcaataagcTCAAAAAATGCATACTATATATGTTGCAAtcaaatctatatatatataagagatttccacctatatattgactcatcacgatatctctgaaaCCATAAAgcgtagagacttgaaatttggtaggaatattcctttcgccgtgtaaaggtcagctaagaacgaattttacgaaattccacctacaaggggggttgcgggggcgttgacaatggaaaattcccatttttaaactatagctcctatttactccaaatttggcaggaatctcctatatgtgatgtagaaatgatctaagagcggattttatgacaatctactctcaatatggattgcgggggtgggcgttaacaatgaaaatttaaaatttccgagctatagctcctagagaatcctaattttgtatgaattttttgtaagtgatgtaaaaataatttataaacgaatttaacgatatcctACCCCACacggggttgcgggggtgggtgttaataattaaaatttttaatttccaagctataacTCCTataaactccaaatttagtagaggtcttctatatgtgatataaaaatgatctaataATGGATTTTACAACAAATCAACTCCAATAATGATCGTGGGGGTGAGTGTTAaccataaaaaatcttaatttccaaactatagcttctaaaaactctaaatttggtagaaattttttatctcttatgTAGAGATCAcctcaaaatggatttcaataaagtctacttccgataggaattgcggaggtgggtgttaaaatctaaaattttcatttccaaactgtaacttctacagactccaaattcggtgagaatcttcgtgtatgatgtctATTTCAGttaagggattgcgggggcattgataatgaaaatttcccgtttgtaaaatatagttcttatagactccaaatttggtaaaaatcttCTACATGTggtgtagaaataatctaagagcggatttaacGACGAACCACCCCCAATAAGGATTGCGAGGGTGggtgttgacaaaaaaaaatcttaatttccaaaatatagcttctaaaagctgtaaatttggtaagaatcttttatttgtcatgtagagatcatctcaaaacggatttcaataaattctatttcCAACAGGGAGTGCGGGGCTGGGtgttagaatttcaaatttccattttcaaactgtaacttttacAAACTCGAAATTAGGTCGGAATCTTTCATTTGTCATgaggagatcatctcaaaacggattccaaaaaattctacttccgatagggattgcgggggcattaacaatgaaaatttctcatttccaatcgatagtttttatagactcaaagttttgttggaatcttttatttataatgtaaaaatcatctcgaataggatcttacgaagttcctcccccacataggagtgcgggaatgataattgtcaaaaaattcatattctttaaatacagttcctacaaatataaaatttgatagaatctcaagagaaacagacAAATACCGAGATGGCCTCCAACgtcaacggatttaaatatttttcttacttaataatgatattttcttacaacaatcgtctctttggcagcggcaaaaaagtcattgtaacgtttccaaaatttaacattacatatagctattcagtcaacggactaagaattttacatacattttatttttgctgatcacataatcgatgaattgttctcattacgggatcgcgaaaatgtaacagattaaaagcattgcattttctaaacacatgagatatagaaaagaaatttgagatataaaaaataaataaaaataaaacataaaatttaatttatttccttttcaattcgcccagcgaagcgggcgggaaaCCGCTTGTACTATAATAAACTACCGTTgaatctaataaatttaaatgttaaatccAAATGTTTTCGCAAGAAGATTAGTTTATGGATTCTTGAAAGTTCGATTTAATCTATCTTAATTTAatgtatctttttttttctgtgtatgatATGTTAAAACTTTGTATtgtgtttttataaattgtatttttatatattatatcacAAACTTAACTCAAATTATACTCTGTATATTCTGGTTCTATGCAAAGGTTTCCTGCACCTCGATAGAACGTGCcggaattaaaactaaataaaaataaataaataaatatatgcataaaattgaaaaatgtgtGACGTAATATCAAGCGGGAGGGGATTCTGAAAACGTGACAATCTGTGACAAGGACGGGGGGAGGGATTAAAAAGTCCTGAAATTCGTGTAACGTAATTTATGGATGGcccttataataataaaaatagtggcCGAAAAAAATTccgcattaaaataaaattttaaaattactttaatgttACAGACTATAAAAGTTCTTCAACAAAGGTTAGCGGATATGAAGAAAACTTTACAACGCGAATTACGAGTGCCTTCATCGTCATTTGATAATGATGACTCCGCGGCCATTCTCACTCCTAGCTCATCCAAAACAGTCACTGCCAAACATCCGAACTCTCAAGAGGAggatgttaattttaaatatctaaaacatgtcttaattaaatttttaactag
Protein-coding regions in this window:
- the LOC123272356 gene encoding golgin subfamily A member 1-like; the encoded protein is MSQNFEIAKQEQWTQEIENIELQTRLESLEEPLKAANSLKDVALKDSEEMKNRIIQLEALELDRKLNQDTEKSLKNNLANLEDQINDKNKTIKVLQQRLADMKKTLQRELRVPSSSFDNDDSAAILTPSSSKTVTAKHPNSQEEDVNFKYLKHVLIKFLTSREYEALHLTRAVATLLHFSPEEERLLQETLEWKMSWFGTRPNLGFGQTAKAIPPS